In Camelina sativa cultivar DH55 chromosome 16, Cs, whole genome shotgun sequence, a single window of DNA contains:
- the LOC104753510 gene encoding uncharacterized protein LOC104753510 has protein sequence MERSFPWIVWRIWKNRNLQIFEGKGFSPIESVEKIYEYCAQRTDSNEEPREESTQTTTARRSVLQNFHDGSAWVLSDERGEVLIHSRRAFKGINLKNKTSFVGLIWAMESMLQHRVNKVIFAFEDNTVIAYMQRPQVWPSFKWEIEELGKLLEGFLEWNLVLEESSANREATLIAQSVTRDNRINSYVAESSPSWLRELFENERVPSSLLS, from the exons ATGG AAAGAAGTTTTCCATGGATAGTGTGGAGGATATGGAAGAATAGGAATCTGCAAATCTTTGAAGGTAAAGGTTTTTCTCCTATTGAGTCAGTGGAGAAGATTTATGAGTATTGTGCGCAACGAACAGATTCCAACGAAGAGCCAAGAGAAGAGAGTACACAAACAACTACTGCCCGAAGGTCTGTCCTTCAGAACTTTCATGATG GGAGTGCATGGGTACTAAGTGATGAGAGGGGAGAAGTGCTTATCCATAGCCGTAGAGCTTTCAAAGGGATAAATTTGAAGAATAAGACGAGTTTTGTTGGGCTTATCTGGGCAATGGAAAGCATGTTGCAACATCGTGTCAATAAGGTCATCTTTGCTTTCGAAGACAACACGGTGATAGCTTATATGCAAAGACCTCAAGTTTGGCCATCCTTTAAATGGGAAATCGAAGAACTGGGTAAGTTGCTAGAAGGCTTTTTGGAATGGAATCTTGTCTTAGAGGAATCATCAGCAAATAGAGAAGCTACTCTTATTGCTCAAAGTGTCACTAGGGATAATCGTATCAACTCCTATGTGGCGGAAAGCTCTCCTTCGTGGCTGAGGGAGCTCTTTGAGAATGAGAGAGTCCCATCCTCTCTTTTGAGCTGA